In Sporosarcina psychrophila, a genomic segment contains:
- a CDS encoding sigma-70 family RNA polymerase sigma factor, with protein MELDLAKRAIAGDERALVKLLAQHEDTLYRTAYAYLKNEHDAIEAMQELTYRALKKIHTVKEPTYIATWLVRIIINICLDMKKKQEKLVYNHEIELASTDHQPFEMADIITSLPTEQQELIYLKYFQDLKNGEIAHLKQIPEGTVKSRLHKTLKRLRVLIAKEEL; from the coding sequence ATGGAGCTGGATTTGGCGAAAAGGGCCATTGCGGGTGATGAACGGGCGTTGGTGAAGCTGTTGGCACAACATGAAGATACGCTCTATCGTACGGCTTATGCGTATTTGAAAAATGAGCATGATGCTATTGAAGCTATGCAAGAGCTGACGTATCGAGCTTTAAAAAAGATACATACCGTCAAAGAACCAACGTACATAGCAACCTGGCTTGTCCGAATTATCATCAATATTTGCCTGGATATGAAAAAGAAACAAGAGAAATTAGTCTACAATCATGAAATTGAACTAGCGTCGACAGATCATCAACCATTTGAAATGGCCGATATTATCACAAGTCTGCCAACAGAACAACAAGAACTTATCTATTTAAAATACTTCCAGGATTTGAAGAACGGAGAAATTGCACACTTGAAGCAAATTCCCGAAGGTACTGTGAAATCAAGGCTACACAAGACGTTAAAAAGATTACGCGTACTCATTGCAAAGGAGGAACTATAA
- a CDS encoding amidase family protein, with amino-acid sequence MEINFNNFFREELTINDIQAAMENGEVTSKELIMYYLYRIAKYDQDGTKINSVLEINPDAIFIAEALDYERKTKGVRGPLHGIPVLLKDNIETNDSMHTSAGTIALESHSSSEDAFLVEKLRKAGVVILGKANMTELANGMSNTMWAGYSSRGGQVLNPYGDAELYVGGSSSGSAVAVAANFTVLSVGTETDASILSPAVTNSVVGIKPTVGLISRTGIIPFTYSQDTAGPMARTVADAAILLGALAGVDKLDAATHKSEGRKQQDYSIYLDSVGLKGAKIGVFTNASKKFYESEEYDDELFKNAIQTLSEEGAMVIKDIEIPSFHREWKRVVLISELKHSLENYLSKLPSHLPVHSITELIQFNNSAADRALKYGQNKLEEMVGLPNTLRNPEYLKAKLDDLYFSQIGIDSALKKYDLDAILFPSYIGSTICAKAGYPSIAIPAGYMRRGRPFGITLASTAFNEGILIKLAYAFEQATNHRKIPNLIYHES; translated from the coding sequence GTGGAAATTAACTTCAACAATTTTTTTAGAGAAGAATTAACGATTAATGATATACAAGCAGCTATGGAAAACGGAGAAGTAACGTCAAAAGAGTTGATCATGTATTACCTCTATAGAATAGCAAAGTATGATCAAGATGGTACAAAAATAAATTCTGTCCTTGAAATAAATCCTGATGCAATCTTTATCGCTGAAGCACTAGATTACGAAAGAAAAACAAAGGGTGTTAGAGGACCTTTACATGGTATTCCTGTATTACTTAAAGACAATATTGAAACAAATGATTCCATGCATACGAGTGCAGGAACTATCGCATTAGAAAGTCATAGTAGTAGTGAAGATGCATTCCTTGTTGAAAAACTTCGCAAAGCAGGTGTGGTGATCTTAGGTAAGGCAAATATGACAGAATTAGCGAATGGGATGTCGAATACAATGTGGGCAGGCTATAGTTCCAGAGGTGGGCAAGTACTGAACCCATATGGTGATGCTGAACTTTATGTTGGTGGATCGAGCTCAGGCTCTGCTGTGGCAGTTGCGGCAAATTTTACAGTATTGTCAGTTGGCACTGAAACAGATGCTTCTATTCTAAGTCCGGCGGTTACAAACTCGGTGGTAGGTATAAAACCTACTGTTGGATTGATTAGCCGTACTGGAATAATCCCTTTCACATATTCTCAAGACACGGCAGGACCAATGGCAAGAACGGTTGCGGACGCAGCAATTTTATTAGGAGCTTTAGCTGGTGTCGATAAACTTGACGCTGCAACTCATAAAAGTGAAGGAAGGAAACAACAGGATTATTCAATTTACTTGGATTCTGTGGGGTTAAAGGGTGCTAAAATAGGTGTATTCACCAACGCTTCTAAAAAGTTTTATGAATCTGAGGAATACGATGATGAATTATTTAAGAATGCCATTCAAACCTTAAGTGAAGAAGGTGCTATGGTCATTAAGGATATCGAAATCCCTTCTTTTCATAGAGAGTGGAAAAGGGTGGTATTAATATCTGAGTTGAAACATAGCTTAGAAAATTATCTTTCCAAGCTTCCCTCTCATTTGCCTGTACACTCTATAACTGAATTGATTCAGTTTAATAACAGTGCTGCAGATAGAGCATTAAAATATGGGCAGAATAAGTTGGAGGAAATGGTTGGATTGCCTAACACGCTTAGGAATCCTGAATATTTGAAGGCAAAACTGGATGATTTATATTTTTCTCAGATAGGAATTGATTCTGCTTTAAAAAAGTATGATCTAGATGCTATTCTTTTTCCATCCTATATAGGTTCAACGATCTGCGCCAAAGCTGGGTATCCTTCCATTGCTATTCCTGCGGGCTATATGAGAAGAGGACGACCTTTTGGTATAACTTTGGCAAGTACTGCTTTTAATGAAGGGATATTAATAAAACTTGCCTATGCATTTGAACAGGCTACTAATCATCGAAAAATACCTAACTTGATATATCACGAAAGTTAA
- a CDS encoding GNAT family N-acetyltransferase, with product MPMLTIEKASIADAELLTKIKKKTFDEEARKWLTKQEDIIDYNIQPSNYASIEAAKYMIRELNYYKIICNGEIVGGVVVTLSGKTHGRIDRLFIIPAFQGKGIGSKVIGLLEESFPNVLTWDLETSSRQLNNHYFYEKLGFKKTFQTEEEYGYEKRKKSVSLGVDIQSQSLEIRNFQVQNKDLSNIQYENCGMVETDYYQVNLTGSSFGNSNLMKSHFNNCNLSHSKFQNINLRDTLIADLNLSNSKFMLVTLGGVHFTDTNLGETKAPLSFERCDLEGSKFIDCNLKNIDIQQSEFSGMKINGILVEELLEAYYQVTK from the coding sequence ATGCCAATGTTAACTATTGAAAAGGCATCAATAGCTGATGCGGAACTATTAACGAAGATTAAGAAAAAAACATTTGATGAAGAGGCTAGAAAATGGCTGACAAAACAAGAGGATATTATTGATTATAATATCCAACCATCAAACTATGCTTCAATCGAAGCTGCTAAATATATGATTAGAGAATTGAATTATTATAAGATTATCTGTAATGGAGAGATTGTCGGTGGTGTTGTTGTTACATTGTCGGGGAAAACTCACGGGAGAATTGACCGTTTATTTATAATTCCTGCATTTCAAGGGAAAGGCATAGGCTCAAAAGTCATTGGTTTATTAGAAGAATCGTTCCCTAATGTTTTAACTTGGGACCTGGAAACCTCTAGTAGACAACTTAATAATCACTACTTTTACGAAAAATTGGGTTTTAAGAAAACCTTTCAAACGGAAGAGGAATACGGTTACGAAAAGCGGAAAAAAAGTGTTTCGTTAGGAGTTGATATACAAAGCCAAAGTTTAGAAATTAGGAATTTTCAAGTTCAAAATAAAGACCTTTCTAACATACAGTATGAAAATTGCGGTATGGTTGAAACCGATTATTATCAGGTTAACCTAACAGGCAGTTCATTTGGTAATAGTAATCTGATGAAAAGCCATTTTAACAATTGCAATCTTAGCCATTCAAAGTTTCAAAACATAAATCTAAGAGATACTCTGATTGCTGATTTAAATCTATCAAACAGTAAATTTATGCTGGTTACATTGGGCGGGGTTCATTTCACTGATACAAATCTTGGTGAAACAAAAGCACCACTATCTTTTGAGAGGTGCGATCTCGAAGGAAGCAAGTTTATTGACTGTAATCTTAAGAATATTGATATACAACAAAGTGAGTTTTCCGGTATGAAAATCAATGGCATTCTAGTTGAAGAACTACTTGAAGCATATTATCAAGTAACTAAATGA
- the yfkAB gene encoding radical SAM/CxCxxxxC motif protein YfkAB, translating into MKTDVATLKKMTPAYDPWEAYLDVQEHGKLTLSSIEFTTTYLCNMRCEHCAVGYMLQHKDPDALQVALLLSRLDEIPQLRTISITGGEPMFSKKSVENYVLPLLKYAHERGVRTQMNSNLTMPLDRYMAIAPYLDVLHISHNWGTVDDFVDGGFANMERKPPRERRAEQFQRMIDNSRALAEAGVMVSAETMLNKRTLPHLEHIHRQVVEEMKCARHEVHPMYPSDFASQLEVLSLDETRKAIHELLDHRDEDVWMLFGTLPFYACSDNEDDLALLKRIYNSKNVSVRNDPDGRSRLNVNIFTGDVIVTDFGDTPPMGNIQTESLPVMLDRWLERPLAKTIGCHCPAVNCLGPNLLVKEAYYPEMDFTKRITAITR; encoded by the coding sequence ATGAAAACTGATGTAGCAACACTCAAAAAAATGACGCCTGCTTACGATCCATGGGAAGCATACTTGGATGTACAGGAGCATGGTAAACTGACATTGTCTAGCATTGAATTCACGACGACGTATTTATGCAATATGCGTTGTGAACATTGTGCAGTCGGGTATATGTTACAGCATAAAGATCCTGACGCATTACAAGTAGCATTGCTACTGTCTCGCCTAGATGAAATTCCACAATTACGAACTATAAGTATCACAGGCGGAGAGCCGATGTTCTCTAAAAAATCGGTAGAGAACTATGTTCTACCGTTATTAAAGTATGCGCATGAACGTGGAGTCCGTACACAAATGAATTCGAACTTAACGATGCCACTCGACCGCTATATGGCAATTGCACCCTATTTGGACGTCTTACATATTTCACATAACTGGGGCACAGTTGACGACTTCGTGGACGGTGGATTCGCTAATATGGAACGTAAACCACCTCGAGAGCGTCGCGCTGAGCAATTCCAGCGGATGATCGATAACAGCCGAGCATTGGCTGAAGCAGGTGTCATGGTTTCAGCGGAAACGATGTTGAATAAACGGACGTTGCCGCATCTAGAACATATTCATCGACAAGTCGTAGAGGAAATGAAATGTGCGCGCCATGAGGTGCACCCGATGTATCCAAGTGATTTCGCTTCTCAGCTTGAAGTGCTTTCATTAGATGAAACGCGGAAAGCGATTCATGAGCTACTGGATCATCGTGACGAAGATGTCTGGATGCTGTTTGGTACATTGCCATTTTATGCGTGCAGTGATAACGAAGATGATTTGGCGCTGTTAAAACGAATTTACAACAGTAAAAACGTATCAGTACGTAATGACCCAGATGGCAGATCCCGTCTGAACGTCAATATTTTCACTGGTGATGTGATTGTCACGGATTTTGGTGATACACCGCCAATGGGCAATATTCAAACGGAATCGCTTCCTGTAATGCTCGACCGCTGGCTTGAGCGCCCACTTGCAAAAACGATTGGTTGCCATTGTCCCGCGGTTAACTGCTTAGGGCCTAATTTATTGGTAAAAGAAGCATATTATCCTGAGATGGACTTCACGAAGAGGATTACGGCTATTACACGTTAA
- a CDS encoding ABC transporter ATP-binding protein produces MSEQKQSRPQGGAPMGPGGGNMMMMTGKKAKDFKGTLRRLIGYLKPRRNSLIAVFFAAILSTVFMIVGPKIMGNAITELFEGAYGKATGVPGAGIDFEAIGKLLLLLAGLYVISSLFSYIQQYIMSSVAQKTVYDLREDVNGKLKKLPLKYYDGRPVGETLSRVTNDIDTIGSTLQQSLTQFITSVVTIVGILIMMLTISPVLTLIALVSLPLSLFGIRPILKRSQKHFAAQQRTLGQLNSHVEEMYTGHQVVKAFGHERKSVAEFDEVNEQLYDAGRKAQFISGIIMPVMSLIGNLSYVVICVVGGILVTQRAISIGDIQAFITYTRQFTQPIMQTANIANIIQSTVAAAERVFELLDEGEEIKEVTIASLTRAEGTVTFEHVDFGYGDDLLIEDMNIDVSPGQTVAIVGPTGAGKTTLINLLMRFYELNGGKITIDGLDTRDMSREDLRTTFGMVLQDTWLFNGTIKDNIAFGKEGATDDEIFAASKMAHADHFIRTLPEGYDTVLNEEASNISQGQKQLITIARAVLANPPVMILDEATSSVDTRTELLIQQAMNRLMEGRTSFVIAHRLSTIRDADLIIVMDQGKVIEQGTHNELLEENGFYADLYNSQFSNKPAV; encoded by the coding sequence ATGAGTGAACAAAAACAGTCACGACCTCAAGGCGGAGCCCCAATGGGACCTGGCGGAGGAAATATGATGATGATGACAGGGAAAAAGGCCAAGGATTTTAAAGGTACATTACGCCGCCTGATTGGTTATTTAAAACCCCGTCGCAATTCATTAATCGCTGTATTTTTTGCGGCAATTTTAAGTACAGTCTTTATGATTGTAGGACCTAAAATAATGGGGAATGCGATTACCGAATTATTTGAAGGTGCTTATGGCAAGGCCACAGGTGTGCCTGGTGCAGGAATTGATTTTGAGGCAATCGGTAAGTTACTCCTTTTACTCGCAGGGTTATATGTCATCAGTAGCCTATTTAGCTATATTCAACAATACATCATGTCGAGTGTGGCACAAAAAACGGTGTATGATTTACGGGAAGACGTCAACGGCAAGCTTAAGAAACTACCGCTTAAATATTACGACGGCCGTCCGGTTGGTGAAACACTTAGCCGGGTAACGAATGATATTGATACAATTGGAAGCACATTGCAACAGAGTTTGACGCAATTTATCACATCAGTTGTTACAATTGTTGGGATTCTTATCATGATGTTAACGATCAGCCCTGTGTTGACACTTATTGCGCTCGTCAGTTTACCCCTATCGTTGTTTGGCATTCGGCCAATTTTGAAGAGGTCACAAAAGCATTTCGCTGCCCAACAACGTACGCTTGGTCAATTGAATAGCCATGTTGAAGAGATGTACACAGGTCACCAAGTCGTCAAAGCATTCGGCCATGAGCGAAAGTCCGTTGCTGAATTTGATGAGGTGAATGAACAATTATATGATGCTGGCCGTAAAGCCCAATTCATTTCCGGGATTATCATGCCAGTGATGTCTTTGATTGGGAACCTCAGCTATGTCGTTATCTGTGTAGTTGGTGGTATTTTAGTAACACAGCGCGCTATTTCAATCGGGGATATTCAAGCGTTCATTACGTATACACGTCAATTCACACAGCCGATTATGCAAACGGCAAATATCGCGAATATCATTCAGTCGACTGTCGCCGCAGCGGAGCGGGTCTTTGAACTTCTTGATGAGGGAGAAGAAATAAAAGAAGTTACAATAGCGAGTTTAACGCGTGCAGAAGGTACAGTGACATTTGAACACGTCGACTTTGGTTACGGGGACGATTTGTTAATTGAAGATATGAACATTGACGTGAGCCCAGGTCAAACAGTCGCCATTGTAGGGCCAACTGGTGCCGGGAAAACGACATTGATTAATTTATTAATGCGTTTTTACGAACTGAACGGCGGGAAGATTACAATTGACGGACTCGACACACGTGATATGTCACGTGAAGATCTTCGAACGACTTTTGGAATGGTTCTCCAAGATACATGGCTCTTTAATGGGACGATTAAAGACAATATCGCTTTCGGGAAAGAGGGCGCAACGGATGATGAGATTTTCGCTGCATCCAAAATGGCTCATGCCGATCACTTTATTCGAACATTGCCGGAGGGCTATGATACAGTCTTGAATGAGGAAGCATCTAACATTTCTCAAGGACAAAAGCAACTTATTACGATAGCTCGTGCCGTTCTGGCAAATCCTCCTGTTATGATTTTGGATGAAGCGACGTCGAGTGTAGATACACGGACAGAGCTCCTCATTCAACAGGCGATGAACCGCTTAATGGAAGGGAGAACGAGCTTTGTCATTGCTCACCGTCTTTCAACGATCCGGGATGCTGATCTAATCATCGTAATGGATCAAGGGAAGGTAATTGAACAAGGAACACATAACGAGCTGTTGGAAGAGAACGGCTTTTACGCAGATTTGTACAACAGCCAGTTTTCTAATAAACCTGCAGTGTAA
- a CDS encoding ABC transporter ATP-binding protein, whose translation MLKLLKNLSVYKWIVLAILGLVFIQSMSDLFLPTLMADIIDKGVVIGDIPYIWKIGGIMLLVAALGAIASVVASYYSSKAAMGLGRDIRRKVFDHVENFSLQDFDEIGTASLITRTTNDITQVQQVVIMMLRMVVSAPIMLVGGIIMAVSKDAKLSLIIVAAMPILIGSVLLILYKGVPLFQTVQTRLDRLNLVLRENLTGIRVIRAFNREKQEQVRLKKANKDLTDVSIKVNKMMAFLMPVMMLVMNLTVVGVIWFGGLRIDNGAMQIGDLMAFIQYVMQIMFALVMASMMFVMIPRAAVSAKRINEVLAMQPTFLDEGTKKADKEPGTLEFDSVSFSYPGAEAPALSDISFTAKSGKVTAIIGGTGAGKTTLINLIPRFYDVTSGTIRVNGVDIRESSQEEVRSKIGFVPQKALLFSGTIAENIRFGKQDATQAEIEHAARTAQAEDFISRMDDGYDAVISQGGSNVSGGQKQRLSIARALIRKPDIYIFDDSFSALDYKTDANLRAALKDETEQATVLIVAQRVSTVIDADQIIVIDNGGIAGIGTHEELLEHNQVYREIVESQISEEEIA comes from the coding sequence ATGTTAAAATTGTTAAAAAATTTATCCGTCTACAAATGGATTGTACTAGCGATATTAGGACTTGTTTTCATTCAATCGATGTCGGATCTATTTTTGCCGACGCTAATGGCGGATATTATCGACAAAGGAGTCGTTATTGGTGATATCCCGTATATTTGGAAGATTGGAGGAATCATGCTCTTAGTTGCTGCACTTGGGGCGATTGCATCTGTTGTTGCAAGTTACTACTCTTCAAAAGCGGCAATGGGATTAGGTCGGGATATCCGCCGAAAAGTATTTGATCATGTGGAGAATTTTTCACTTCAAGATTTTGATGAAATTGGCACGGCATCACTGATTACTAGAACGACAAATGATATCACGCAAGTGCAGCAAGTGGTCATTATGATGCTAAGGATGGTCGTAAGTGCTCCGATTATGCTGGTTGGCGGTATAATTATGGCTGTTTCAAAGGATGCAAAGTTATCGTTAATTATTGTTGCGGCGATGCCTATATTAATCGGTTCAGTGTTACTTATTCTTTATAAAGGAGTACCACTGTTCCAAACTGTGCAAACGCGATTGGACCGGCTAAACCTTGTTTTACGCGAGAACTTAACAGGTATTCGTGTGATTCGTGCGTTTAACCGTGAAAAACAAGAACAGGTTCGCTTAAAGAAAGCGAATAAAGATCTGACTGATGTATCGATAAAGGTTAACAAGATGATGGCATTTTTAATGCCTGTTATGATGCTCGTTATGAACCTAACCGTTGTTGGGGTAATTTGGTTTGGTGGACTTAGAATTGATAATGGTGCCATGCAAATTGGGGATTTGATGGCATTTATACAATACGTTATGCAGATTATGTTCGCACTTGTTATGGCATCGATGATGTTTGTTATGATACCTCGAGCTGCTGTTTCAGCAAAACGGATTAACGAAGTTCTTGCGATGCAACCAACGTTTCTGGATGAAGGTACTAAAAAAGCGGACAAAGAGCCCGGAACACTTGAATTTGACAGTGTATCATTCAGCTACCCAGGTGCCGAGGCGCCAGCATTATCGGATATTAGCTTTACGGCAAAATCGGGTAAAGTGACTGCTATTATTGGCGGAACAGGCGCGGGAAAAACAACGCTTATTAACTTGATTCCACGCTTTTATGACGTTACTTCCGGTACGATTCGCGTCAATGGTGTTGATATTCGCGAATCATCACAAGAAGAAGTACGATCGAAAATCGGCTTCGTTCCACAAAAAGCGCTGCTCTTTTCCGGTACGATTGCTGAAAACATTCGTTTCGGCAAACAAGATGCAACGCAAGCTGAAATCGAGCATGCTGCTCGTACTGCGCAAGCTGAAGATTTCATTTCAAGGATGGATGACGGCTACGATGCTGTTATTTCTCAAGGTGGGTCGAATGTGTCTGGAGGTCAAAAACAACGATTGTCCATTGCGCGTGCGTTAATTCGCAAACCGGATATTTACATTTTCGATGATAGTTTCTCTGCACTTGATTACAAAACGGATGCAAATTTACGTGCTGCTTTAAAAGATGAAACGGAGCAAGCGACTGTCCTCATCGTTGCACAACGTGTTAGTACCGTTATCGATGCGGATCAGATCATTGTCATAGACAACGGCGGAATTGCCGGCATTGGTACGCACGAGGAACTTCTTGAACATAATCAGGTCTATCGTGAAATCGTCGAATCACAGATCTCGGAGGAGGAAATCGCATGA
- a CDS encoding HAMP domain-containing sensor histidine kinase, protein MLRIGTAVIAWLIVTVCYWSLAYLGTSFIHKKWDLHISDFSRGLITLFAMIFLFILTSWIFSRFVSPRRMDFFTMMIDAMRRISKGDYDVKLANQFKHKKNHPFGKIVESINEMAVELNQIEQMRQEFISNVSHEIQSPLASISGFATVLKQSDLTLKEREHYLGIIETESRRLANLSDNLLKLTSIESQHHPFEPVAYRLDKQIREIILSCEPQWVAKSLELDISLDEVEIIADEELMSQVWINLINNSIKFTPSGSSLKIVLYQRAQEAVVTIADTGMGIAEEDQAHIFERFYKVDKSRNRMLGGSGLGLSITKKIIDMHDGSIQVQSKLNEGTIFTVTLLI, encoded by the coding sequence GTGCTGCGTATTGGAACGGCCGTAATTGCGTGGTTAATCGTCACTGTTTGCTACTGGTCGCTAGCTTACTTAGGAACTTCGTTCATTCATAAGAAATGGGATTTGCATATCAGTGACTTCTCTAGAGGGCTGATTACACTATTTGCAATGATCTTCCTTTTTATTCTTACTAGCTGGATTTTTTCGAGGTTTGTTTCTCCACGCCGAATGGATTTTTTCACAATGATGATTGATGCCATGCGAAGAATTTCCAAGGGCGATTATGATGTCAAGTTGGCGAATCAATTTAAACATAAAAAGAATCATCCTTTTGGAAAAATAGTAGAGAGCATTAATGAGATGGCGGTAGAGCTGAATCAAATAGAGCAAATGCGTCAAGAGTTTATCTCCAATGTCTCGCATGAAATCCAATCGCCACTTGCCTCGATTAGTGGTTTTGCTACTGTCTTAAAGCAAAGCGATTTAACGTTAAAGGAACGGGAACATTATCTTGGGATTATTGAAACCGAGAGTAGGCGATTAGCCAATCTAAGCGATAATTTACTGAAGCTAACATCCATAGAATCTCAACATCACCCTTTTGAGCCAGTAGCGTATCGTTTGGATAAACAAATTCGTGAAATCATTCTATCTTGTGAACCTCAATGGGTTGCTAAATCGTTGGAGTTGGATATTTCATTAGATGAAGTGGAAATCATCGCTGACGAAGAGCTGATGAGTCAGGTATGGATTAATCTCATTAACAATAGTATTAAGTTCACACCTAGTGGTAGTAGTCTGAAAATAGTTCTATATCAGCGTGCGCAGGAAGCAGTTGTGACCATTGCGGATACAGGAATGGGTATAGCTGAGGAAGATCAAGCGCATATATTTGAGCGCTTCTATAAAGTGGATAAATCACGTAATCGTATGCTAGGTGGAAGCGGCTTAGGTTTGTCCATTACGAAGAAAATCATCGACATGCATGATGGTTCTATTCAAGTACAAAGTAAATTGAATGAAGGCACTATTTTTACAGTTACTTTGCTAATTTAA
- a CDS encoding response regulator transcription factor, with the protein MAKVLIVDDDPHMRELVGLFLRPDGLEIVEACDGVEALAALESFKADLVILDIMMPNMDGWELCREIRKQYDIPLLMLTAKGDTTQKVKGFELGTDDYLVKPFEPAELVARVKALLKRYRIAISQTVQVGELMMNRKTYEVFLENRNVELPLKEFELLFKLASYPGKTFSREQLIEDIWGYDYEGTDRTVDVHINRLRERFSDHCDSFKISTIRGLGYRLEVEG; encoded by the coding sequence ATGGCAAAGGTATTAATTGTAGATGATGATCCACATATGCGCGAGTTGGTCGGACTTTTCTTACGTCCAGACGGCCTTGAAATTGTTGAAGCATGTGATGGTGTTGAAGCTTTGGCAGCACTGGAGTCATTTAAGGCAGACCTAGTTATATTAGATATAATGATGCCAAACATGGATGGATGGGAGTTATGCCGAGAAATTAGAAAGCAGTATGATATCCCGTTGCTGATGCTGACAGCCAAAGGAGATACGACACAGAAAGTCAAAGGGTTTGAGTTGGGTACAGACGATTATCTTGTGAAACCATTTGAGCCAGCTGAACTTGTTGCACGGGTAAAAGCGCTACTTAAACGCTATCGAATTGCAATTTCGCAGACGGTTCAGGTAGGCGAACTGATGATGAATCGCAAAACATATGAAGTGTTCTTGGAAAATCGAAACGTGGAGCTACCGCTGAAAGAATTTGAATTGCTGTTTAAATTAGCGAGCTATCCAGGTAAAACCTTTTCGCGGGAGCAGTTGATTGAGGATATATGGGGGTATGATTACGAAGGTACAGATCGAACGGTTGACGTGCATATTAATCGATTGCGCGAGCGTTTTTCCGATCACTGTGATTCCTTTAAGATTAGCACCATTCGTGGATTAGGTTATCGCCTAGAGGTAGAAGGTTGA
- a CDS encoding DUF3243 domain-containing protein, giving the protein MKDKVQKELSQIDVEKKDEILENFNRFKQYLSEKVELGENMGLSEEKLAKTTELVANYLAKHEEPRNREEKMLMELWNSGSKEAQHTLAHMLLEMVRKA; this is encoded by the coding sequence ATGAAGGATAAAGTACAAAAAGAATTATCTCAGATTGACGTCGAGAAAAAGGACGAAATTTTAGAAAACTTTAATCGATTCAAACAGTATCTTTCGGAGAAAGTTGAGTTAGGGGAAAACATGGGCTTGAGTGAAGAAAAACTTGCCAAAACTACAGAATTAGTTGCAAATTATCTCGCCAAACACGAAGAGCCCCGCAATAGGGAGGAAAAAATGCTAATGGAACTTTGGAATTCCGGTTCTAAAGAAGCGCAACACACATTAGCGCATATGTTACTGGAAATGGTACGGAAAGCTTAG